The following coding sequences lie in one Methanopyrus sp. SNP6 genomic window:
- a CDS encoding glycosyltransferase: protein MLDGGMTLLVLIAMALFKERKKRPQKVSVVIPAYNEEKTVARVVRAAKECDLVNEVIVVDDGSEDRTAEEAEAAGAIVISHSVNRGKGEAMKTGLKHASGEIVAFVDADIKNIRPEMIEKMIRPVLEGEADLVKTKFKRKAGRVTLLTAKPLLRFFFPEIAHLEQPLSGQICARRKLLERVDFEPDYGVDIGIILDAVALGARIEEVDIGEIKHEMQPLERLHRMALQVVRTILDRAHKYGRVVLRWNVGKALNRVNLGVSLLALALATLFYTELPLASVLALGILGMGIALFSLAQLVYELLRVEGKKRRVLRPFLHMHASVIMSLSVVAVLVGAMFSSIQIAHDRVEVNPLPRKVVWGEREVKAEGPYVVQYGRELKMGRNVLKVLDLKPDDVLVYQRGEYRVESADRDNLLMIPTELARQLGIKPGNATDSEIRLAFRNITVKRKVEGPDVNIRVTAVLSATPDHAEALAVYVDGRKEAWIPVATRGGSVYVYVSGYGLIKLENRSIVYVSNREILLKLEDTDTETLLLAPAEPTPFAVIELKVPSVRAVVE from the coding sequence GTGCTCGACGGAGGGATGACGCTGTTAGTGCTCATCGCCATGGCACTGTTCAAGGAGAGGAAGAAGCGGCCGCAAAAGGTCTCTGTGGTGATCCCGGCGTACAACGAAGAGAAGACGGTAGCCCGAGTCGTTCGGGCTGCGAAGGAATGCGATCTGGTCAACGAGGTAATAGTTGTAGATGACGGTAGTGAGGATAGGACCGCGGAAGAAGCCGAAGCCGCCGGTGCCATCGTGATCTCGCACTCGGTAAACCGTGGCAAGGGAGAAGCCATGAAAACCGGGTTAAAACATGCTTCCGGGGAGATCGTGGCCTTCGTGGACGCCGACATCAAGAACATTCGACCCGAAATGATCGAGAAAATGATCCGGCCAGTACTCGAGGGGGAGGCGGACCTCGTCAAGACCAAGTTCAAGCGCAAGGCAGGCAGGGTCACGCTCCTAACCGCTAAACCATTGCTGAGGTTCTTCTTCCCAGAGATCGCGCACTTAGAGCAACCGCTCAGCGGGCAGATCTGCGCCCGTAGGAAGCTACTCGAGCGCGTCGACTTCGAGCCGGATTACGGTGTGGATATCGGCATAATCCTCGACGCCGTAGCTCTCGGTGCTAGGATTGAGGAGGTGGACATAGGTGAGATCAAGCACGAGATGCAACCCTTAGAACGACTCCATCGGATGGCCTTACAGGTCGTCCGGACGATCCTGGATCGGGCCCACAAGTACGGTCGTGTGGTCCTCAGATGGAACGTCGGTAAAGCGCTCAACCGCGTGAACTTGGGCGTGTCCCTACTCGCCCTAGCCCTCGCCACCCTGTTCTACACGGAGCTCCCGTTAGCGAGCGTACTGGCGCTGGGGATCCTAGGGATGGGAATCGCGCTATTCTCCCTGGCCCAACTCGTCTACGAGCTCCTCCGCGTCGAGGGTAAGAAGCGGCGTGTCCTCCGCCCGTTCCTCCACATGCACGCTTCCGTTATCATGTCATTGTCGGTCGTCGCCGTGCTCGTCGGTGCGATGTTCTCGTCGATACAGATCGCCCACGACCGTGTCGAGGTCAACCCACTACCCAGGAAGGTCGTCTGGGGAGAACGGGAGGTTAAAGCCGAAGGTCCGTACGTGGTGCAGTACGGTCGTGAACTGAAGATGGGGAGAAACGTCCTCAAGGTGCTGGACCTGAAGCCCGACGATGTCCTCGTTTACCAACGCGGGGAGTACAGAGTCGAGAGCGCGGATCGTGATAACCTCCTCATGATCCCGACGGAACTGGCCCGACAGCTCGGAATCAAGCCGGGGAACGCCACAGATTCAGAGATACGGTTGGCGTTCCGGAACATCACGGTCAAGCGTAAGGTGGAGGGCCCTGACGTCAACATTCGAGTGACCGCGGTTCTGTCCGCGACCCCAGACCACGCCGAGGCCTTGGCGGTGTACGTGGACGGTAGGAAGGAGGCGTGGATTCCGGTGGCGACCAGGGGTGGATCCGTCTACGTGTACGTCTCTGGATACGGGCTGATAAAGTTGGAAAATCGGAGTATCGTCTATGTGAGCAACAGGGAAATCCTCCTGAAGCTCGAGGATACCGACACCGAGACGCTCCTTCTAGCCCCGGCTGAGCCGACACCCTTCGCGGTCATCGAGCTCAAGGTTCCGTCTGTTAGGGCAGTGGTCGAATGA
- a CDS encoding radical SAM protein — protein MKELLAVEPSQDADLRVCLTYPNEYRGMASNLGFHIVHKILAGIPGVSVERSYVPTDAYESIGPNRTLVSLETGSPLSEFDVVGFSLQFELDYPHMLEALIMGGIPLRREDRDENDPLVLAGGPCTVNPRPLEPYVDVFYVGEAEAGLKEGIEAILTARDRRDALEDVADLPGFYVPEYPGTVDRMTVNDLGETDPPKITFAPEDTDHAGLRAYPVELGRGCPYRCTFCLGGFTAGHMRYRPVEQILEVLEDAEKSPYDRVAMISTSPTLHPEFEEILEECLERRFEISLPSTRINDLDPELLPELREAGVRTLTLAPESGSENVLKFLNKPLDLDHLLELVENAGRLGIRVKLYFIVGIPGFSPEEDTVASARLARECAKLADVRVSVNPLIPKAYTPLQYSEMLPVREINRRYRLFEREFGGRVSFEDPELARAQCLLSRGDVDVSRILEEVLWNARSSGTWARAMKAHRVSISPDRPPGGPEDVPYDFVRAGPDHEELYRLFTSLQCAPMK, from the coding sequence ATGAAGGAGCTTCTCGCCGTCGAGCCGAGCCAGGACGCCGACCTCCGCGTGTGTCTCACGTACCCGAATGAGTACCGTGGTATGGCTTCCAACCTCGGATTTCACATCGTACACAAGATACTTGCCGGGATTCCCGGGGTTTCCGTGGAGCGTTCGTACGTGCCGACGGACGCTTACGAATCCATCGGCCCGAACCGCACCTTGGTGAGCCTGGAGACGGGTTCCCCACTGTCCGAGTTCGACGTTGTCGGTTTCTCGTTGCAGTTCGAGCTCGATTACCCCCACATGCTCGAAGCCCTGATCATGGGTGGGATTCCCCTCAGGCGCGAGGACCGAGATGAAAACGACCCGCTGGTGCTCGCCGGCGGTCCCTGTACGGTGAACCCTAGACCGCTGGAACCGTACGTCGACGTGTTCTACGTTGGGGAGGCGGAAGCAGGCCTGAAAGAGGGTATTGAAGCCATCCTGACAGCCCGCGATCGTCGCGACGCCCTGGAAGATGTGGCCGACCTCCCTGGTTTCTACGTTCCGGAGTACCCCGGCACCGTCGATCGAATGACGGTGAACGATCTCGGCGAAACAGATCCTCCGAAGATCACCTTCGCCCCGGAAGACACCGACCACGCCGGTCTCCGCGCGTACCCAGTGGAGTTGGGGAGGGGTTGTCCCTACCGATGCACGTTTTGCCTTGGAGGTTTCACCGCGGGACACATGCGCTACCGCCCAGTCGAGCAGATCCTAGAAGTACTCGAGGACGCCGAGAAGTCTCCCTACGACCGTGTGGCTATGATCTCCACTTCCCCGACGCTACATCCCGAGTTCGAGGAAATACTGGAAGAGTGCTTAGAGCGAAGATTCGAGATTTCACTACCGTCCACCAGAATCAACGATCTGGATCCCGAGCTACTACCCGAACTTAGGGAAGCGGGGGTCAGAACACTCACGTTGGCTCCGGAATCGGGTTCTGAGAACGTCCTCAAGTTCCTGAACAAGCCCCTGGACCTGGATCACCTCCTCGAACTCGTGGAGAACGCTGGAAGACTAGGTATACGGGTGAAGCTATACTTCATCGTTGGGATTCCTGGGTTCTCCCCCGAAGAGGACACCGTGGCATCGGCTCGGCTGGCCCGCGAGTGCGCGAAACTCGCCGACGTCCGTGTTAGCGTCAACCCATTGATCCCCAAAGCCTACACACCGCTTCAATACTCTGAGATGCTGCCCGTACGGGAGATCAACCGCCGATATCGACTGTTCGAGCGGGAATTCGGAGGACGCGTATCGTTCGAGGATCCCGAGTTAGCTCGCGCACAGTGCCTGTTGTCCAGAGGGGACGTGGACGTCTCCCGGATCTTAGAGGAGGTACTGTGGAACGCCAGGAGTTCCGGGACGTGGGCACGAGCGATGAAAGCTCATCGTGTCTCGATATCGCCCGACCGACCACCCGGCGGTCCCGAAGACGTCCCCTACGACTTCGTCCGAGCGGGACCTGACCATGAGGAGTTATATCGGCTCTTCACGTCACTTCAGTGCGCTCCCATGAAATGA
- a CDS encoding VIT1/CCC1 transporter family protein, with protein sequence MNRKELLKRVLKEALATGRYMALGSMDGVLASMGAVLSVVARGGSAQDAASAGLSVAVALALSNGFGSYLGEKIEELREIRELERQMIMRRGGLEHTRVHDLARIRIYTSVVSHGGSSFVSSMVPILPVLILKDQKWSVIACTCVSGAFLFLLGVYLGRLCEERGKDLILRGCETAAIGGLVGLVTHFMGAH encoded by the coding sequence TTGAACAGGAAGGAGTTGTTGAAGAGGGTACTCAAGGAGGCCCTGGCGACGGGGCGCTATATGGCGTTAGGATCCATGGACGGTGTACTAGCGAGTATGGGTGCCGTGCTCAGCGTAGTGGCCCGTGGTGGTTCAGCACAAGATGCAGCTAGCGCCGGGCTCAGCGTGGCGGTGGCACTCGCCCTCTCCAATGGGTTCGGGTCTTATTTAGGTGAAAAGATTGAGGAACTGCGCGAGATCAGGGAACTCGAACGTCAAATGATAATGAGACGAGGTGGTCTGGAGCACACCCGCGTGCACGACCTGGCCAGGATCCGGATCTACACTAGCGTGGTCTCCCATGGAGGATCCAGCTTCGTATCCTCCATGGTGCCGATCCTCCCGGTGCTGATACTCAAGGACCAGAAGTGGAGCGTGATCGCCTGCACATGCGTTTCCGGAGCCTTCCTGTTCCTACTGGGGGTTTACCTAGGTCGACTCTGTGAGGAGAGGGGTAAGGACCTCATCCTGCGCGGGTGCGAGACAGCTGCCATCGGAGGGCTGGTAGGTCTCGTGACTCATTTCATGGGAGCGCACTGA
- a CDS encoding DUF211 domain-containing protein has product MAKIRRLVLDVMKPMEPDTTELARSLAKLEGVDGVNIVLVEVDRDVENVKVTVEGPDLDFERIKDLIEDMGGAIHSIDEVVAGSRIVEEVKTPQDD; this is encoded by the coding sequence ATGGCGAAGATCCGGAGGTTGGTACTGGACGTTATGAAACCGATGGAACCCGATACCACGGAGCTGGCGCGCTCGCTGGCGAAACTGGAGGGGGTCGATGGCGTTAACATAGTTCTGGTCGAGGTGGATCGCGACGTCGAGAACGTGAAGGTTACGGTGGAGGGACCGGATTTGGACTTCGAGCGGATAAAGGACCTGATCGAGGACATGGGAGGCGCAATCCACAGCATAGATGAGGTAGTAGCCGGCTCTCGGATCGTCGAGGAGGTAAAAACCCCACAAGACGATTAA
- the cfbD gene encoding Ni-sirohydrochlorin a,c-diamide reductive cyclase catalytic subunit, with translation MSTWHPRPGPIPAAMYTLRDLLADAVVLHGPKGCCFRTARLLEKDGVRVFVTGMEEDDFVFGALEKLVELLEYVEKRLEPELIGVVGTCVSSIIGEDLEAAVDEANTDATVVTVEVHNGMGPNTEGVIRTLERAAEAGVIPKGEVERQKRLMRAAAELERKRGMASRKYLKPWSGHDPSEVARVLLSYEDVLAILNAKKETAYIFADPILELGKRGAWVLANLSPESGLPKVRRDAEVIGSIFREEGIEFEVTGSLDEYAVTGELLAKKIEEFDPDSVLITGIPHAVAPEELDVDATFVAVTDGLREASALRELGYDYVVVEEEAHARVLGRREIVPSDLGEAIRQLSA, from the coding sequence TTGAGCACGTGGCACCCACGACCCGGACCCATCCCGGCAGCCATGTACACGCTTCGGGATCTTCTCGCAGATGCCGTGGTGCTCCACGGACCTAAAGGATGTTGCTTCCGGACCGCGCGACTGCTCGAGAAGGACGGCGTCCGGGTGTTCGTGACTGGGATGGAGGAGGACGACTTCGTGTTCGGAGCCCTGGAGAAGCTCGTCGAGCTCCTCGAGTACGTGGAGAAGCGTCTCGAACCGGAGCTGATCGGAGTCGTCGGAACGTGCGTCTCGTCCATCATCGGAGAGGACCTCGAGGCCGCCGTCGATGAGGCGAACACCGATGCGACTGTCGTCACCGTCGAGGTACACAACGGCATGGGGCCTAACACCGAAGGGGTCATTAGGACATTAGAGCGGGCCGCGGAGGCGGGGGTAATCCCAAAAGGGGAAGTGGAACGCCAGAAGAGACTGATGAGGGCGGCGGCCGAGCTCGAGCGTAAGCGTGGGATGGCCAGCCGGAAGTACCTCAAACCGTGGTCCGGACACGATCCGTCCGAGGTCGCCCGGGTGCTGCTATCCTACGAGGACGTACTCGCCATCCTCAACGCGAAGAAGGAGACCGCCTACATCTTCGCGGACCCTATCCTCGAACTCGGTAAACGTGGGGCTTGGGTCCTGGCCAACCTGTCCCCTGAAAGCGGTCTCCCTAAGGTACGGCGGGACGCGGAGGTTATCGGATCAATTTTTCGGGAGGAAGGGATCGAGTTCGAAGTCACCGGTTCCCTGGACGAATACGCGGTCACCGGCGAGCTCCTGGCCAAGAAGATCGAGGAGTTCGACCCCGATTCCGTGCTGATCACCGGGATACCCCACGCCGTCGCACCGGAGGAGCTCGACGTCGACGCCACGTTCGTCGCCGTCACCGACGGGCTTCGCGAAGCCTCCGCCCTACGAGAGCTGGGGTATGATTACGTCGTCGTCGAGGAGGAAGCCCACGCCCGGGTGCTGGGGCGGCGCGAGATCGTGCCGTCAGACCTCGGGGAGGCCATACGTCAGCTCAGCGCATAG
- a CDS encoding SLC13 family permease, which produces MFGGEDMSVWVDLNAVGFVAVQSAVTAEWIRTGAIHRVRRAVLGERAGTVRVMLVTGMLSMLLTNDAALITVLSLLAPGASRPHRVVLPCLVSANSVGALTPLGNPQNAIVYSHYHIDPVDFFVTQLPVCAALLIPGLLYAWAHGERIESGSGPAPDVLDVTVVIAAAGCLLAHVPVYLWFPAVFGCYAVLRPHAVRQVDWVVIGMLTVGVLVPSVIGPLSWNPRIDDPFVWSVLLSQVVSNVPATVLVTPMTYDWRDLLHGVTVGGYGTPVASVANLIALRAVGSHGVLRDYAVLQCSCLMLGTLSHYALS; this is translated from the coding sequence ATTTTCGGGGGCGAGGACATGTCGGTGTGGGTGGATCTGAACGCTGTCGGGTTCGTAGCGGTCCAGTCGGCAGTCACCGCGGAGTGGATCAGGACGGGGGCGATCCATCGGGTCAGGAGGGCGGTACTCGGGGAAAGAGCGGGTACCGTGCGGGTGATGCTAGTTACTGGGATGTTGTCCATGTTGCTCACGAACGATGCCGCGCTCATCACCGTCCTGTCGCTGCTGGCTCCGGGTGCCAGCCGACCTCACCGTGTGGTCCTGCCATGCTTGGTCTCGGCCAACTCGGTCGGCGCCCTGACGCCGCTCGGGAACCCTCAGAACGCCATCGTCTACTCGCATTATCACATAGATCCCGTGGACTTCTTCGTCACGCAGCTGCCGGTATGCGCGGCACTCCTTATACCCGGTCTTCTGTACGCGTGGGCCCACGGTGAGCGGATCGAGTCGGGCTCCGGGCCGGCTCCGGACGTCCTGGACGTGACGGTGGTGATCGCGGCGGCCGGTTGTCTACTGGCCCACGTCCCGGTGTACCTATGGTTCCCCGCGGTCTTCGGATGCTACGCCGTTCTCCGCCCGCATGCCGTCCGGCAGGTGGATTGGGTCGTGATCGGCATGCTGACGGTCGGGGTCTTGGTTCCGAGCGTGATCGGGCCGTTGAGTTGGAACCCGCGGATAGACGATCCATTCGTGTGGTCCGTGTTGCTGTCTCAGGTCGTGAGCAACGTACCGGCTACCGTGCTGGTGACACCCATGACGTATGACTGGAGGGACCTGCTCCACGGTGTGACAGTCGGTGGCTACGGGACGCCGGTAGCCTCTGTGGCCAACCTGATAGCGCTGAGGGCCGTGGGGAGCCACGGTGTTCTCCGCGACTACGCTGTGCTACAGTGCTCATGCCTGATGTTGGGGACTCTGTCACACTATGCGCTGAGCTGA
- a CDS encoding YbhN family protein: MERSLHIKTVLGAVAGAISLYITLFHLADVNGVLRTLQRADVAWILTAGACEVLWFAACVGGWKKTFEPLGSSPPRRQLFLIYCVKLMVNNLVSLARVLGDAVRVYYGVRLGWSAATVIPTIVADIVLGNAGYLAVILLGCVVIWCCTEVSPYLIAANGVGAAAVVGLWALFASERTCREAYESVRDLVEALVRRVGYSVGTVDELVDSTVRLFRSKEARSALVQYTVGWAARVLRLYCVTWAVWPTASPLIPLVMSIAIRGSAVVSVSPGGLGIVEGLTTGVLTVLGADPNRVMAALLLDRLYSFVIPVTLGAVSVPVLERHVCRG; encoded by the coding sequence TTGGAGAGATCTCTTCACATCAAAACCGTCCTCGGAGCCGTCGCTGGGGCGATATCGCTTTACATCACCTTGTTCCACCTAGCGGACGTAAACGGAGTCCTCAGAACCCTCCAACGGGCCGACGTTGCTTGGATCCTGACGGCGGGTGCGTGCGAGGTACTGTGGTTCGCGGCGTGCGTGGGGGGATGGAAGAAAACCTTCGAGCCGTTGGGAAGCAGCCCGCCTAGAAGACAACTCTTTCTTATATACTGCGTCAAACTGATGGTCAACAACCTGGTCTCCCTCGCCAGGGTACTCGGCGACGCCGTTCGGGTGTACTACGGAGTTCGGCTCGGATGGTCGGCCGCCACCGTCATCCCAACTATCGTGGCCGACATCGTGCTGGGCAACGCGGGCTACTTAGCGGTGATCCTGCTAGGATGCGTCGTAATATGGTGTTGCACCGAGGTTTCCCCGTACCTGATCGCGGCGAACGGTGTCGGAGCTGCGGCCGTGGTGGGGCTCTGGGCGCTGTTCGCGTCCGAACGCACGTGCCGCGAGGCCTACGAGAGCGTACGCGACCTCGTCGAAGCGCTCGTACGCCGCGTAGGGTACTCCGTGGGAACGGTCGATGAGCTCGTGGATTCCACGGTGCGGCTGTTTCGGTCCAAGGAAGCGCGATCGGCCCTAGTTCAGTACACCGTGGGATGGGCCGCCAGGGTGCTCCGGTTGTACTGCGTCACCTGGGCGGTCTGGCCCACGGCGTCCCCGTTGATACCGTTGGTCATGTCCATCGCGATCCGAGGGTCTGCCGTCGTTTCGGTCTCGCCGGGAGGGCTCGGTATCGTGGAGGGATTGACTACCGGAGTCCTTACCGTGTTGGGGGCGGACCCGAACCGGGTGATGGCGGCTCTACTCCTGGACCGGCTCTACTCGTTCGTGATACCCGTAACTTTGGGGGCTGTCAGCGTGCCCGTACTGGAAAGGCATGTCTGTCGGGGGTAA
- a CDS encoding metallophosphoesterase → MELYHEVIMFKDIAALADVHVGVEIELRKRGIRAVNRTKDRVEKLRKYLEVLDPSILVIVGDLKHNVPSASRIEFRGVPKIVDAALEIVDEVIVVKGNHDGLVEELLRDQRGVRVVGTSGILIDGFYFLHGHAEPDHELLPRSNVLVFGHEHPVSDAVPGVSVKVLVELELDLDGLTRGEVSGRAPGFVLPAFDDLVGGTEVTSDDRLLLAHRRDAVIDESYLPILEAEPF, encoded by the coding sequence GTGGAACTCTACCACGAGGTGATCATGTTCAAGGATATCGCGGCGTTGGCTGACGTGCACGTGGGTGTGGAGATCGAGCTTCGTAAGCGTGGAATACGGGCCGTGAACCGTACAAAAGACCGCGTCGAGAAGCTTCGAAAGTACCTAGAGGTGTTGGACCCCTCGATCCTAGTGATAGTGGGTGACCTCAAGCACAACGTACCGTCCGCCAGTCGTATCGAGTTCCGGGGCGTCCCGAAAATCGTGGACGCCGCGCTCGAGATCGTGGACGAGGTAATCGTGGTCAAGGGGAACCACGACGGCCTGGTGGAAGAGCTCCTCCGAGATCAGCGTGGGGTTCGAGTGGTGGGCACCAGTGGGATACTTATCGACGGGTTCTACTTCCTCCACGGGCACGCGGAACCTGATCACGAGCTGCTCCCACGGTCCAACGTCCTGGTGTTCGGTCACGAACACCCGGTATCGGACGCTGTTCCCGGCGTATCTGTGAAAGTACTCGTCGAGCTGGAGCTCGACCTCGATGGACTCACTCGGGGTGAGGTCTCTGGACGGGCCCCGGGGTTCGTACTACCGGCGTTCGACGACCTGGTTGGTGGTACCGAGGTGACATCGGATGACCGGTTACTCCTCGCCCACCGGCGCGATGCTGTGATCGACGAGTCGTACCTCCCCATTCTGGAAGCCGAACCGTTCTGA
- the asd gene encoding aspartate-semialdehyde dehydrogenase codes for MARVRVGVLGATGIVGQRFISLLADHPWFELEAVTASPRSAGKTYAEAAKWYLEEPMPEDVAELTVLETDPEEVEREADVDLVFSALPSDVARNVEPAFAEVGFAVASNASAYRMEEDVPLVVPEVNPDHLELIDVQQDERGWNGFIVTNPNCSTIQMVLTLKPLMDEYGIESVVVSTMQAVSGAGYAGVPSMAIIDNVIPYIEGEEEKMETETLKILGELDGDRVEFADIKVSASCHRVPVLDGHTEAIFVATEEESDPEEAAEILAGFLGVPQKKDLPSAPERPVVVMEEEDRPQPRFDRDVYGGMAVVVGRIRKDPVFGGLKYVCVSHNAVRGAAGASVLNAELLVEEGYL; via the coding sequence TTGGCGAGGGTCCGGGTCGGAGTCCTGGGTGCCACTGGCATTGTAGGCCAGCGGTTCATCAGCTTGCTGGCCGACCATCCGTGGTTCGAGCTCGAGGCCGTGACGGCGTCGCCACGTTCCGCCGGGAAGACTTACGCAGAAGCCGCTAAGTGGTACTTGGAAGAGCCGATGCCGGAGGACGTGGCGGAGCTCACCGTATTGGAGACCGACCCGGAGGAGGTGGAGCGCGAAGCGGACGTAGACCTGGTGTTCTCCGCGTTACCGTCGGACGTGGCGCGCAACGTCGAGCCGGCGTTCGCGGAGGTGGGCTTCGCCGTCGCCAGTAACGCCAGCGCGTACCGCATGGAAGAGGACGTCCCCCTGGTGGTACCCGAGGTCAACCCTGATCACCTGGAACTCATCGACGTGCAGCAGGATGAGCGTGGTTGGAACGGCTTCATCGTGACGAACCCTAACTGTTCGACTATTCAGATGGTCCTGACCCTCAAGCCGCTGATGGACGAGTACGGGATCGAGAGCGTGGTAGTCTCAACGATGCAGGCGGTCTCCGGCGCCGGTTACGCGGGCGTACCGTCCATGGCCATCATCGACAACGTGATCCCATATATCGAGGGCGAGGAGGAGAAAATGGAAACCGAGACCCTTAAGATTCTGGGCGAGCTGGACGGAGACCGCGTCGAATTCGCGGATATCAAGGTCTCCGCGTCGTGTCACCGAGTGCCCGTGTTGGACGGTCACACCGAGGCTATCTTCGTAGCGACCGAAGAAGAGTCTGACCCGGAAGAGGCTGCGGAGATTCTGGCAGGGTTCCTGGGAGTCCCGCAGAAGAAGGATCTACCTAGCGCACCGGAGCGTCCCGTCGTGGTCATGGAGGAAGAAGACAGACCGCAGCCGAGATTCGACCGTGACGTCTACGGCGGTATGGCCGTGGTCGTCGGTAGGATCCGTAAGGACCCGGTATTCGGCGGCCTGAAGTACGTGTGCGTTAGTCACAACGCGGTGAGGGGCGCTGCTGGCGCTTCCGTGCTGAACGCCGAGCTCCTCGTCGAAGAAGGTTATCTGTAA
- a CDS encoding indole-3-glycerol-phosphate synthase, whose amino-acid sequence MFVISRGVPGSVPGPQVIRTISYHPFHHLPGSVGAQPPHPDVGPSRYRHRRGCSELLDEILERVRERVEEIRDRTFTPRAGGRSLRKALSGPGVAVIAEVKPASPSQGRLRDVDTEDVVERARAYERGGAAGISVLTEPEFFDGRPKYVEVVREVVDVPVLRKDFIIDPVQVEESAHYGADAVLIIAAAVGGEAPELIDLSHEHGMEVLLEIDRREHFELLSECDPDVVGVNNRDLRTLEVDLSRTFDLGPEIKDLTNAPLVAESGVSGPEDVVRLGEVVDAVLVGTYLMRASDPSEAVRELVEAGRSTE is encoded by the coding sequence GTGTTCGTCATCAGTCGTGGAGTCCCGGGATCGGTCCCGGGACCCCAAGTCATCCGTACGATCTCCTATCATCCGTTTCATCATCTCCCTGGCTCGGTCGGGGCGCAGCCACCCCATCCGGACGTCGGACCAAGCCGATATCGTCATCGCCGGGGGTGTTCCGAGCTGCTGGACGAGATCCTGGAGCGCGTGAGGGAAAGGGTAGAGGAGATCCGTGACCGCACGTTCACGCCGAGGGCGGGAGGAAGATCGCTGCGGAAGGCCCTTTCGGGCCCCGGTGTGGCAGTGATCGCCGAGGTGAAACCCGCCTCCCCCTCCCAGGGCAGGCTACGCGACGTGGACACGGAGGATGTCGTCGAGAGGGCACGTGCGTACGAGCGAGGTGGTGCGGCAGGTATCTCCGTGTTAACCGAGCCCGAGTTCTTCGACGGTCGGCCTAAGTACGTCGAGGTCGTCCGGGAAGTCGTGGATGTTCCGGTGCTTCGCAAGGACTTCATAATCGACCCGGTGCAGGTAGAGGAGAGCGCGCACTACGGGGCCGATGCCGTACTGATCATCGCCGCGGCCGTAGGTGGAGAGGCCCCTGAACTGATCGACCTTTCACACGAGCACGGTATGGAGGTTCTACTGGAGATCGACCGTCGGGAGCACTTCGAACTGCTAAGCGAGTGCGATCCCGACGTCGTAGGGGTGAACAACCGGGACCTCCGCACGCTCGAGGTGGATCTTAGTCGAACCTTCGACCTGGGTCCCGAGATTAAGGACCTCACGAACGCCCCCCTCGTCGCCGAATCCGGCGTTTCCGGACCTGAGGATGTCGTCCGGCTGGGCGAAGTAGTCGACGCGGTGTTGGTCGGTACGTACCTGATGCGGGCGTCCGACCCGAGTGAAGCGGTAAGAGAGCTCGTGGAAGCGGGGCGGTCGACGGAGTGA
- a CDS encoding DUF2119 domain-containing protein gives MSANDHPIRRPVAVYGVHGDEGRALEPVVRRVLPDGFRTSRVFKNGPYVSTVDPSFHRSEVGARWRRVVENLRPFDAYVEFHCYRPESYGKLTAERRSSGVPGLVDFGAGILLGSVPRKHKRVLGDVLTLTLEVPREPSDRALSVVSEILGLIPGRTRGEFVKELRRRFPEATEEALRRFRDYYPDLEPF, from the coding sequence ATGAGCGCAAACGATCACCCCATCCGCAGACCAGTAGCCGTGTACGGGGTCCACGGGGATGAAGGTCGTGCCCTCGAGCCTGTAGTTCGCAGGGTATTACCCGATGGATTCCGGACCTCTAGGGTGTTCAAGAACGGACCTTACGTGAGTACGGTGGATCCGTCGTTCCACCGTTCCGAAGTCGGTGCGCGTTGGCGACGGGTCGTCGAGAACCTTCGACCGTTCGACGCTTACGTGGAGTTCCACTGCTACCGACCAGAGTCTTACGGGAAGCTGACTGCGGAGCGACGGAGTAGTGGGGTCCCCGGCTTAGTCGACTTCGGCGCCGGGATACTCCTAGGTTCCGTCCCACGCAAACACAAGCGCGTCCTCGGGGACGTGCTCACGCTCACCCTAGAGGTACCCAGGGAGCCATCGGATCGGGCGTTGAGTGTCGTCTCCGAGATATTGGGACTGATCCCTGGAAGAACACGCGGAGAGTTCGTGAAGGAGCTACGTCGACGTTTCCCTGAGGCGACCGAGGAGGCCCTCCGGAGGTTCAGGGATTACTACCCCGATCTGGAACCCTTCTGA